The following are encoded together in the Xanthomonas vesicatoria ATCC 35937 genome:
- the minD gene encoding septum site-determining protein MinD, translated as MAEIIVVTSGKGGVGKTTTSASLACGLARRGKKVAVIDFDVGLRNLDLIMGCERRVVYDFVNVVHGEATLKQSLIKDKRFDNLYVLAASQTRDKDALTQDGVEKVLKDLAADGFEYIVCDSPAGIEKGAFLSMYFADRAVVVVNPEVSSVRDSDRIIGLLDSKTRKAEEGKTVPAFLLLTRYSPGRVEGGEMLSITDVEEVLGLKAIGVIPESGDVLNASNKGEPVILDAESPAGQAYDDAVARIMGEERPMRFISVEKKGFFSKLFGG; from the coding sequence TTGGCTGAAATCATCGTAGTCACCTCCGGCAAGGGCGGCGTCGGCAAGACCACCACCAGCGCGAGCCTGGCCTGCGGGCTGGCGCGGCGCGGCAAGAAGGTCGCGGTCATCGACTTCGACGTCGGTCTGCGCAACCTGGACCTGATCATGGGCTGCGAGCGGCGCGTGGTGTACGACTTCGTCAACGTCGTGCACGGCGAAGCCACGCTCAAGCAGTCGCTGATCAAGGACAAGCGGTTCGACAACCTGTATGTGCTGGCTGCCTCGCAGACCCGCGACAAGGATGCGCTGACCCAGGACGGCGTGGAGAAGGTACTCAAGGACTTGGCCGCCGACGGCTTCGAGTACATCGTCTGTGATTCGCCGGCCGGCATCGAGAAAGGCGCGTTCCTGTCGATGTATTTCGCCGACCGCGCGGTGGTGGTGGTGAACCCGGAAGTGTCTTCGGTGCGCGACTCCGACCGCATTATCGGCTTGCTCGACTCCAAGACCCGCAAGGCCGAGGAAGGCAAGACCGTGCCGGCGTTCCTGCTGCTGACCCGCTATAGCCCGGGGCGCGTGGAAGGCGGCGAGATGCTCAGCATCACCGACGTGGAAGAAGTGCTGGGGCTCAAGGCCATCGGCGTGATTCCCGAGTCCGGCGACGTGCTCAACGCCTCCAATAAGGGCGAGCCGGTGATCCTGGATGCCGAGTCCCCGGCCGGCCAGGCCTACGACGACGCGGTCGCCCGCATCATGGGCGAAGAGCGCCCGATGCGATTCATATCCGTGGAGAAGAAAGGCTTCTTCAGCAAGCTGTTCGGAGGGTAA
- the minC gene encoding septum site-determining protein MinC, producing the protein MSSVNVDFEQAGELKIGQVGIANLRVRTLDVPRLVQEMRERVTRAPKLFGRAAVILDFGGLSQVPDMATAKALLDGLRDAGVLPVALAYGTSEIDLLSQQLGVPLLAKFRAQYEPTAVSPPPPPPPPPPPVRAEPAAPVARPAPGRMQRNAVRSGQQLYAENCDLTVLSTVGAGAEVIADGSIHIYGTLRGRALAGAQGNPDARIFCRDFHAELVAIAGHYKVLDDVPMDLRGKAVQVWLEQDQIKIAALD; encoded by the coding sequence GTGTCGAGTGTGAATGTGGATTTTGAACAGGCCGGCGAACTGAAGATCGGCCAGGTGGGCATCGCCAACCTGCGCGTGCGCACCCTGGATGTGCCGCGCCTGGTGCAGGAAATGCGCGAGCGCGTGACCCGCGCGCCCAAGCTGTTCGGGCGGGCGGCGGTGATCCTGGATTTTGGCGGACTGTCGCAAGTGCCGGACATGGCCACCGCCAAGGCGCTGCTAGATGGTCTGCGCGATGCCGGCGTGCTGCCGGTGGCGCTGGCCTATGGCACCAGCGAGATCGACCTGCTCTCCCAGCAACTCGGCGTGCCGCTGCTGGCCAAGTTCCGCGCGCAGTACGAGCCGACCGCGGTCAGCCCGCCGCCGCCGCCGCCACCGCCACCGCCGCCGGTACGTGCCGAACCCGCAGCGCCGGTCGCGCGCCCGGCGCCAGGCCGCATGCAGCGCAACGCGGTGCGTTCGGGCCAACAGCTGTACGCGGAAAACTGCGACCTGACCGTACTCAGTACGGTCGGCGCCGGGGCGGAGGTCATCGCCGACGGCAGCATCCATATCTACGGTACCCTGCGTGGCCGCGCTCTGGCCGGCGCGCAGGGCAACCCGGACGCGCGCATCTTTTGCCGCGACTTCCACGCCGAACTGGTCGCCATCGCTGGCCACTACAAGGTGCTGGACGATGTTCCCATGGACCTGCGTGGCAAGGCCGTCCAGGTCTGGCTGGAGCAGGATCAGATCAAGATCGCTGCGCTTGATTGA
- a CDS encoding GNAT family N-acetyltransferase — MSIVIRDVREHELDSVLALNNNAGLAILPLDSNKLQRFYEQAEYFRVAERDGNLAGFLVGFGSGSAHDSSNFAWFRDRHPEFFYIDRIVVASRRRGGGVGRAFYADVQSYTELRYPQLACEVFLDHGADAALLFHGSFGFREVGQNTMPDVEVRASMLMKDMSSYPWVKETYGGKLPEQLPWVGRPRHAVATDNPSTGT, encoded by the coding sequence ATGTCGATCGTTATCCGCGACGTGCGCGAGCACGAGCTCGATTCCGTCCTGGCCCTGAACAATAATGCCGGACTGGCGATCCTGCCGCTGGATTCAAACAAGCTGCAACGCTTCTACGAGCAGGCCGAATATTTCCGTGTCGCCGAGCGCGACGGCAATCTGGCCGGGTTCCTGGTCGGGTTCGGGAGTGGCAGTGCCCATGACAGCAGCAATTTCGCCTGGTTCCGGGACCGTCATCCGGAATTCTTCTACATCGACCGCATCGTGGTCGCCAGCCGCCGCCGCGGCGGCGGTGTCGGGCGGGCGTTCTATGCCGATGTGCAGAGCTACACCGAGCTGCGCTACCCACAGCTTGCCTGCGAGGTGTTCCTGGACCACGGCGCCGATGCGGCGTTGCTGTTCCATGGCAGCTTCGGCTTCCGCGAAGTGGGCCAGAACACCATGCCCGACGTGGAGGTGCGCGCCAGCATGCTGATGAAGGACATGAGCAGCTATCCGTGGGTCAAGGAGACCTATGGCGGCAAGTTGCCCGAGCAATTGCCGTGGGTCGGCCGGCCGAGGCATGCCGTGGCCACCGACAATCCATCGACGGGGACCTGA
- a CDS encoding sensor histidine kinase, which yields MLGYLSHTRVLRFAGLFTWAMIAMPLVFIYWAPAEDGGHRSVLEAATMSAFFVGFGVSYFWLTRGLSSGGHAHWYDRLILLLLTVCALAVSYLTRTGLGSILMMVAAGVIPWLLPLRVGVVWLVLSQLAVLPVYHLLLGFPVSGALMQSLLYGGFSMFIFVTSLVARQQTEAREEQRRLNAELRATRALLAESARINERTRISRELHDLLGHHLTALSLNLEVAGHITEGQAQEHVRQAHTLAKLLLTDVREAVSHLRDSGAIDLEAALRPLVTQVPSLDIHLDIAQPLTLDDPERAQVLLRCTQEIITNAVRHAGARNLWIQVRRDADTVLIDARDDGHGADAVAPGNGLRGMRERLSQYGGKLEIQTRRGDGFGLRICVPGAPALMPAAVTQGVF from the coding sequence ATGTTGGGATACCTCAGTCATACGCGCGTCCTGCGCTTCGCCGGCCTGTTCACCTGGGCGATGATCGCCATGCCGTTGGTGTTCATCTATTGGGCGCCTGCCGAAGATGGCGGCCACCGCAGCGTGCTGGAGGCGGCCACGATGTCGGCGTTCTTCGTCGGCTTTGGTGTCAGCTATTTCTGGCTGACGCGGGGTTTGAGCAGTGGCGGCCACGCGCACTGGTACGACCGACTGATCCTGCTATTGCTCACGGTCTGCGCGCTGGCAGTCAGCTATCTCACCCGAACCGGCCTCGGCAGCATCTTGATGATGGTGGCGGCGGGGGTGATTCCCTGGTTGTTGCCGCTGCGCGTAGGCGTGGTTTGGCTGGTGCTGAGCCAGCTGGCGGTGCTGCCGGTCTACCATCTGCTGCTCGGGTTTCCGGTGTCCGGCGCCTTGATGCAGTCGCTGCTGTATGGCGGCTTTTCGATGTTCATCTTCGTTACCAGCCTGGTCGCCCGGCAACAGACCGAGGCGCGCGAGGAACAACGCCGGCTCAACGCCGAGCTGCGCGCCACCCGCGCCCTGCTGGCCGAGAGCGCGCGCATCAACGAGCGCACACGCATCTCGCGCGAGCTGCACGATCTGCTTGGCCACCACCTCACCGCGCTCAGCCTCAACCTGGAAGTGGCCGGCCACATCACCGAAGGCCAGGCGCAGGAACACGTGCGCCAGGCGCACACGCTGGCCAAGCTGTTGCTCACCGACGTGCGCGAGGCAGTCAGTCATTTGCGCGACAGCGGCGCCATCGATCTGGAGGCGGCCCTGCGCCCGCTGGTGACCCAGGTCCCCTCGCTGGACATCCACCTGGATATCGCCCAGCCGCTGACCCTGGACGATCCGGAGCGGGCGCAGGTGCTGTTGCGCTGCACCCAGGAAATCATCACCAACGCGGTGCGCCATGCCGGCGCGCGCAATCTGTGGATCCAGGTACGGCGCGATGCGGACACCGTGCTGATCGACGCCCGTGACGACGGCCACGGCGCCGATGCGGTGGCGCCCGGCAACGGCCTGCGCGGTATGCGTGAGCGGCTCAGCCAGTATGGTGGGAAGCTGGAAATCCAAACCCGGCGCGGCGACGGCTTCGGCCTGCGCATCTGCGTTCCAGGCGCGCCGGCTCTGATGCCTGCGGCCGTGACTCAAGGAGTGTTTTAG
- a CDS encoding response regulator: MIRVCLVDDQTLVRQGIRSLLALDNGIEVVAEASDGKQAVEQIPQIQPDVVLMDMRMPVMSGLEALQMLSRNGTLPPTIILTTFDDDQLVLAGLKAGAKGYLLKDVSLEQLVGAIRTVADGGSLVQPAVTQRLLSGLEHMRNEFVSLDRPDPLTDRETEILRLMASGFSNKEIANSLGVAEGTIKNHVSNILSKLGVRDRTRAVLKAFELQLV, encoded by the coding sequence ATGATCCGTGTCTGCCTGGTCGATGACCAAACCCTGGTACGCCAGGGCATCCGCTCGCTGCTGGCGCTGGACAACGGCATCGAGGTGGTGGCCGAGGCCTCGGACGGCAAGCAGGCGGTGGAGCAGATTCCGCAGATCCAGCCGGACGTGGTGCTGATGGACATGCGCATGCCGGTCATGTCCGGCCTGGAAGCCCTGCAGATGCTCTCGCGCAACGGCACCTTGCCGCCGACCATCATCCTGACCACCTTCGACGACGACCAGTTGGTACTGGCCGGGCTCAAGGCCGGCGCCAAGGGCTACCTGCTCAAGGACGTCTCGCTGGAACAACTGGTCGGCGCGATCCGCACCGTGGCCGATGGCGGGTCGTTGGTGCAGCCGGCGGTCACCCAGCGCCTGCTCTCGGGCCTGGAGCACATGCGCAACGAATTCGTCAGCCTGGACCGGCCCGATCCACTTACCGACCGCGAGACGGAGATCCTGCGCCTGATGGCCAGCGGGTTCTCCAATAAGGAGATCGCCAATTCGCTGGGCGTGGCCGAGGGCACCATCAAGAATCATGTGTCCAACATCCTCTCCAAGCTGGGCGTGCGCGACCGTACCCGCGCAGTGCTCAAGGCCTTCGAGCTGCAGCTGGTCTGA
- a CDS encoding SRPBCC family protein encodes MTRIIEFLIALGIVAGLFVVVGLVLPSERQMSESVETNRRMTIVYDTVNSFRRFKDWNPLVLRDPKIQLKLAGPEEGKGARVEYSSTEGYIGNGSWEIKNTVKNERVEIAIEDPTKGYDKVTNFTLAPTGKNNKNVKITQDYSVKYGWNLFGRYAGLYVSRHVGDDLKLGLSRLATALATVPNFDYRAQLDGKPVLSDLKIVDVPAEDLLVVTAGNIDRDNETIKKSIKDNQEWIKRVMDANGLEVAGPVRIVTTDFASDKYAFDVVQPVRKRAGGAPKADAKTDTAKTDAKKDDAAAAAPVDATPVAATGEELKLNIPSEAPVKYERTKPHRSAFATYAGHMAGLDAVRSSLRAWAATSGNDVTERPYESWKGGVDKSFTQDGTYDVYWAIK; translated from the coding sequence ATGACCCGTATTATCGAGTTCCTGATCGCCTTGGGGATCGTGGCTGGCTTGTTTGTCGTGGTGGGCTTGGTGTTGCCCTCGGAGCGGCAGATGTCCGAGAGTGTTGAGACCAACCGCAGAATGACGATTGTTTACGACACCGTGAACAGCTTCCGTCGTTTCAAGGATTGGAACCCGCTTGTGCTGCGTGACCCGAAGATCCAGCTGAAGCTGGCCGGCCCGGAAGAGGGCAAGGGTGCACGCGTCGAATACAGCTCCACCGAGGGCTATATCGGCAACGGCAGCTGGGAAATCAAAAACACCGTCAAGAACGAGCGTGTTGAGATCGCGATCGAAGATCCCACCAAGGGCTACGACAAGGTCACCAATTTCACTCTGGCTCCGACCGGCAAGAACAACAAGAACGTCAAGATCACCCAGGATTACAGCGTCAAGTACGGCTGGAACCTGTTCGGTCGTTACGCCGGCTTGTATGTCAGCCGCCACGTGGGCGACGACCTGAAGCTGGGGCTGTCGCGTCTGGCAACCGCACTGGCCACCGTGCCGAATTTCGACTACCGCGCGCAGCTGGATGGCAAGCCGGTGTTGAGCGACCTCAAGATCGTCGATGTGCCGGCCGAGGACCTGTTGGTCGTCACCGCGGGCAACATTGATCGCGACAACGAGACGATCAAGAAGTCGATCAAGGACAACCAGGAGTGGATCAAGCGCGTGATGGACGCCAATGGTCTGGAAGTTGCTGGTCCGGTCCGGATCGTGACCACCGACTTTGCAAGCGACAAGTACGCGTTCGATGTCGTGCAGCCGGTCCGCAAGCGTGCCGGTGGCGCGCCGAAGGCAGACGCCAAGACCGACACCGCCAAGACCGATGCCAAGAAGGACGACGCAGCGGCTGCTGCGCCGGTCGACGCGACGCCGGTTGCCGCGACGGGCGAAGAGCTCAAGCTCAACATCCCGTCCGAAGCACCGGTGAAGTACGAGCGCACCAAGCCGCACCGTTCGGCATTTGCAACCTACGCAGGCCACATGGCCGGCCTGGATGCAGTGCGTAGTTCCCTGCGTGCCTGGGCTGCCACCAGCGGCAACGACGTGACCGAGCGTCCGTACGAGTCCTGGAAGGGCGGCGTGGACAAGTCGTTTACGCAGGACGGTACCTACGACGTCTACTGGGCTATCAAGTAA
- a CDS encoding DUF423 domain-containing protein — MSLLERRKKHPSLLAFCGGLLAAIAVGLSAYASHGVTDALVQSRLQLASLYAFGHGAVLVVLGATETRAFGRVGLYLLLLGTLLFAGSLVGGALLHWPTSLAPMGGVSLMLGWVVLAIGALRR, encoded by the coding sequence ATGTCTTTGCTTGAACGTCGTAAGAAACATCCCTCGTTGCTGGCGTTTTGCGGTGGCTTGCTGGCCGCCATCGCGGTGGGGTTGTCGGCCTATGCCTCGCACGGCGTGACCGATGCGTTGGTGCAGTCGCGGCTGCAACTGGCATCGCTGTACGCATTCGGCCATGGCGCCGTGTTGGTTGTACTGGGCGCCACCGAAACGCGTGCGTTCGGACGAGTTGGCTTGTACTTGTTGTTGCTAGGGACGTTGCTGTTTGCCGGCAGTCTGGTCGGTGGTGCTTTGCTGCACTGGCCGACCAGCCTGGCGCCGATGGGCGGGGTCAGCCTGATGTTGGGCTGGGTGGTGCTGGCGATCGGCGCATTGAGGCGCTGA
- a CDS encoding DNA-3-methyladenine glycosylase family protein, which produces MARHARGFDVEAAFAQLSRRDRALGAWMKRIGPIAPQPGWRKPFDPVDALARAILFQQLSGKAASTIVARVEVAIGSSRLHADTLGRVDDAALRACGVSGNKALALRDLVRREALGEIPSLRKLAFMEDDAIVEALVPVRGIGRWTVEMMLMFRLGRPDLLPIDDLGVRKGAQRVDKQEQMPTPKELAERGQRWGPYRTYAAFYLWKIADFSVAAKVPTPRSQE; this is translated from the coding sequence ATGGCGCGCCATGCCCGCGGATTCGATGTGGAGGCGGCGTTCGCGCAGTTGAGCCGGCGCGACCGCGCGCTGGGTGCGTGGATGAAGCGTATTGGCCCCATTGCCCCGCAGCCGGGCTGGCGCAAACCGTTCGACCCGGTGGACGCATTGGCGCGCGCCATCCTGTTCCAGCAACTCAGCGGCAAGGCCGCGTCGACGATCGTTGCGCGGGTGGAGGTGGCGATTGGATCGAGCCGGCTGCACGCTGACACCCTGGGGCGCGTGGACGATGCCGCCCTGCGTGCCTGCGGCGTGTCCGGCAACAAGGCGCTGGCACTGCGCGACCTTGTCCGGCGCGAAGCGTTGGGCGAAATTCCTTCGCTGCGCAAACTCGCCTTCATGGAAGACGATGCCATCGTCGAAGCATTGGTGCCTGTACGCGGCATCGGCCGCTGGACAGTGGAAATGATGCTGATGTTCCGCCTGGGCCGCCCGGACTTGTTACCCATCGACGACCTGGGCGTGCGCAAGGGCGCCCAACGCGTGGACAAACAGGAGCAGATGCCAACGCCGAAGGAACTTGCCGAGCGCGGGCAGCGCTGGGGGCCGTACCGCACATACGCTGCGTTTTATCTCTGGAAGATCGCCGACTTCAGCGTCGCGGCAAAAGTGCCGACCCCGCGCTCGCAGGAGTAG
- a CDS encoding M15 family metallopeptidase yields the protein MRTLPSLLLNTTAIELVPATLLRARSNADARVLAQADWLLRRKCDGHYLAAQLPHGLMPLVPRLAREPGLDEALDRLQNATMRCHQGDESVLAVEGLQHRLTRLGLVADDYVQRTGLRLIAEPATLQFAGRDRFGRPLWLSAGAARGWRQLRAAALRADIVLDAISGYRSHDYQLGIFDRKFARGLTLEQILAVNAAPGFSEHHSGDALDIGTPGEPPAEESFEATAAFAWLGSHAGQFGYRLSYPRHNPHGIVYEPWHWRWHAP from the coding sequence ATGCGCACACTGCCGTCCCTGCTACTCAACACCACCGCCATCGAACTGGTGCCGGCCACCCTCCTGCGTGCCCGCAGCAACGCCGACGCACGCGTGCTGGCGCAGGCCGACTGGCTGCTGCGGCGCAAGTGCGATGGACACTATCTGGCAGCGCAACTGCCGCACGGGTTGATGCCGCTGGTGCCACGACTGGCGCGTGAGCCAGGCCTGGACGAGGCACTGGATCGGCTACAGAACGCCACGATGCGATGTCACCAAGGCGACGAGAGCGTTCTTGCGGTCGAGGGCTTGCAGCATCGCCTGACCCGGCTCGGGCTTGTTGCCGATGACTATGTCCAACGCACCGGCCTGCGTCTGATCGCCGAACCGGCAACGCTGCAGTTCGCCGGCCGCGATCGCTTCGGCCGGCCGCTCTGGCTCAGCGCAGGCGCCGCGCGTGGCTGGCGGCAACTGCGTGCGGCCGCGCTGCGTGCGGACATCGTGCTCGATGCAATCTCTGGGTATCGCAGCCACGATTACCAACTGGGCATCTTCGATCGCAAGTTCGCACGCGGGCTGACGCTGGAGCAGATTCTGGCAGTCAACGCCGCTCCCGGTTTCAGCGAACACCATAGCGGTGACGCCCTGGATATCGGCACTCCGGGCGAACCACCGGCCGAAGAATCGTTCGAGGCGACCGCTGCGTTTGCCTGGCTGGGCAGTCACGCGGGCCAGTTCGGCTACCGCCTGAGTTATCCGCGCCACAACCCGCACGGCATCGTCTACGAGCCCTGGCATTGGCGTTGGCACGCACCCTGA
- a CDS encoding PH domain-containing protein yields MIVRSTLFTKQVLVDQMRLDTARVVDLAEHTAFRPGRKSLGFGYPGFHSGYYRSRQSGPGFYLITQSARVLILPLKGGSMLVLSPEQPRQLLQDLQQLAAQRT; encoded by the coding sequence TTGATCGTGCGCTCGACACTGTTCACCAAGCAGGTACTTGTCGACCAGATGCGGCTGGACACGGCGCGCGTGGTGGACTTGGCCGAGCACACTGCCTTCAGGCCAGGCCGAAAGTCTTTGGGCTTTGGCTACCCGGGCTTTCATTCCGGGTACTACCGCAGCAGACAGTCAGGCCCGGGGTTCTATCTGATCACCCAGTCAGCCCGCGTGCTGATCCTCCCACTCAAGGGCGGCAGCATGCTCGTGCTCAGCCCGGAACAGCCGCGCCAGCTGCTGCAGGATCTACAGCAACTGGCTGCGCAACGCACTTAG